In a single window of the Streptomyces cinnabarinus genome:
- a CDS encoding SDR family NAD(P)-dependent oxidoreductase, giving the protein MTDTTRFDGYGVLVTGAARGIGAATARRFAAGGARVLVTDVDEVAAERTAAALREEGLRAEAYGCDVGDRASVESAVAHAVAAFGSLDVLVNNAYGCTPDEPLFEDEPDDVWARDLDLTLTGAYRCCRAALPHLAASGRGAIVSIGSVNGIQSFGNHAYSAAKAGLGSLTRTLAAHAAPRGVRVNLVAPGTVRTTAWAGREADLEAFRHVYPLGRVGEPDDIAAAVAFLASHDASWITGTTLVVDGGLTAVNTGFRATVPPGAAE; this is encoded by the coding sequence ATGACGGACACAACACGCTTCGACGGGTACGGAGTTCTCGTCACCGGCGCCGCCCGCGGCATCGGCGCGGCCACCGCCCGCCGGTTCGCCGCCGGGGGCGCGCGGGTGCTGGTGACGGACGTGGACGAGGTGGCGGCGGAGAGGACGGCGGCCGCTCTGCGGGAGGAGGGCCTGCGGGCGGAGGCGTACGGGTGCGATGTGGGGGACCGTGCCTCCGTGGAGTCGGCCGTGGCCCACGCCGTGGCGGCCTTCGGCTCCCTCGACGTCCTGGTGAACAACGCCTACGGCTGCACCCCCGACGAGCCCCTCTTCGAGGACGAACCCGACGACGTGTGGGCCCGTGACCTCGACCTCACGCTGACCGGCGCCTACCGCTGCTGCCGCGCCGCCCTGCCCCACCTGGCGGCCTCCGGCCGCGGCGCGATCGTCAGCATCGGCTCCGTCAACGGCATCCAGAGCTTCGGCAACCACGCCTACAGCGCCGCCAAGGCGGGCCTCGGCTCGCTGACCCGCACCCTCGCCGCGCACGCCGCACCCCGAGGGGTCCGCGTCAACCTGGTGGCCCCCGGCACGGTACGCACCACGGCGTGGGCGGGCCGCGAGGCCGACCTCGAAGCGTTCCGCCACGTGTACCCCCTGGGCCGGGTCGGCGAACCGGACGACATCGCCGCCGCGGTCGCCTTCCTCGCCTCCCACGACGCCTCCTGGATCACGGGCACGACCCTGGTGGTCGACGGCGGCCTCACCGCGGTCAACACGGGCTTTCGGGCGACCGTACCGCCGGGCGCCGCGGAGTGA
- a CDS encoding L,D-transpeptidase family protein, whose product MGDIRRRGAVTLGITALTAPLIVALGTAPAQAASCTSQTGPYQKKVEKFLGLPVDGRQSASDCKAIQAFQTKHGISPNAGYAGPVTWGVMDLMNKQKAVGSTPNKDGKCPVNKGRIACVNLTLQLSWIQDGDKLVYGPVPVRTGRNGYETRTGLKKIYWRNIDHVSSIYDVPMPYAQFFDGGQAFHSVGVSMWNPPGSHGCVNMTKTTAKKYWSMLKNGDDVFVYGRKPGT is encoded by the coding sequence ATGGGGGACATACGCAGACGAGGGGCCGTCACTCTCGGGATCACCGCGCTGACGGCACCGCTCATCGTGGCGCTCGGGACCGCTCCGGCGCAGGCCGCGAGCTGTACCTCGCAGACCGGGCCGTATCAGAAGAAGGTGGAGAAGTTCCTCGGCCTGCCGGTCGACGGCAGGCAGTCCGCCTCCGACTGCAAGGCCATCCAGGCGTTCCAGACCAAGCACGGGATCAGCCCGAACGCCGGCTACGCCGGACCCGTGACCTGGGGCGTCATGGACCTCATGAACAAGCAGAAGGCCGTCGGCAGCACACCCAACAAGGACGGCAAGTGCCCGGTCAACAAGGGCCGGATCGCCTGCGTGAACCTCACGCTCCAGCTGAGCTGGATCCAGGACGGCGACAAGCTCGTCTACGGCCCGGTCCCGGTGCGCACCGGACGCAACGGCTACGAGACCCGTACCGGCCTGAAGAAGATCTACTGGCGCAACATCGACCACGTCTCCTCGATCTACGACGTGCCGATGCCCTACGCCCAGTTCTTCGACGGCGGCCAGGCCTTCCACTCGGTCGGCGTCAGCATGTGGAACCCGCCCGGCTCGCACGGCTGCGTCAACATGACCAAGACCACCGCCAAGAAGTACTGGTCGATGCTGAAGAACGGCGACGACGTCTTCGTGTACGGCCGCAAGCCGGGCACCTGA
- a CDS encoding Gfo/Idh/MocA family protein, which produces MTFSLGIVGAGQFSGSFAKLFLAHPGVSDVHVTDLLPERAEQLAAAEGLSGTFPSYEAMLESPSIDAVAIFTQRWTHGPLVLQGLHAGKHVYSAVPMAITTEEIAAIIEAVKTTGLTYMMGETSQYNPATVHARNRIAEGAFGRIFYAEGDYVHDMDLGFYEAYQYSGGENWKATASYPPLLYPTHAVGGVLGAWRTHAVSVSAIGVVDERGDGVFDKSVSQFGNDVSNATALFEVAGGGSFRTNEFRRVGYPSHIRESRFRFFGTEASMEQLATVAFWQDKNGVKDISELLEPKPTLSPDDPSLQHIAPELRAAFTSGSAPVHERARLPRVFDDLPNGHEGSHHFLVDDFVTAVNTRTLPSVNAWAAARYTLPGIIAHESARQGGARLRIPDFGDAPEA; this is translated from the coding sequence ATGACGTTCTCCCTCGGCATCGTCGGCGCCGGGCAGTTCTCCGGCAGCTTCGCCAAGCTGTTCCTGGCGCACCCCGGCGTCAGCGACGTCCACGTCACCGACCTGCTGCCGGAGCGTGCGGAGCAACTGGCGGCCGCGGAAGGGCTGTCGGGCACGTTCCCCTCGTACGAGGCGATGCTGGAGTCGCCGTCGATCGACGCGGTCGCGATCTTCACCCAGCGCTGGACGCACGGCCCGCTGGTGCTCCAGGGACTCCACGCGGGCAAGCACGTCTACTCGGCCGTCCCCATGGCCATCACGACCGAAGAGATCGCGGCGATCATCGAGGCGGTCAAAACGACCGGACTGACCTACATGATGGGTGAGACCAGCCAGTACAACCCGGCGACCGTCCACGCCCGCAACCGGATCGCCGAGGGCGCCTTCGGGCGGATCTTCTACGCCGAGGGCGACTACGTCCACGACATGGATCTGGGGTTCTACGAGGCGTACCAGTACAGCGGCGGCGAGAACTGGAAGGCCACCGCCTCCTATCCCCCGCTGTTGTACCCCACACACGCGGTGGGCGGGGTGCTGGGCGCCTGGCGGACGCACGCGGTGAGCGTGTCGGCGATCGGTGTCGTCGACGAGCGGGGCGACGGCGTCTTCGACAAGAGCGTCAGCCAGTTCGGCAACGACGTCTCCAACGCGACCGCGCTGTTCGAGGTCGCGGGCGGCGGCTCGTTCCGCACGAACGAATTCCGCCGGGTCGGCTACCCCTCCCACATCCGGGAGTCCCGTTTCCGCTTCTTCGGGACGGAGGCGAGCATGGAACAGCTCGCCACGGTCGCGTTCTGGCAGGACAAGAACGGCGTGAAGGACATCAGCGAACTGCTGGAGCCCAAGCCCACCCTGTCCCCCGACGACCCGTCGCTCCAGCACATCGCACCCGAGCTGCGGGCCGCCTTCACCTCGGGTTCGGCACCGGTGCACGAGCGCGCCCGCCTGCCGCGGGTGTTCGACGACCTCCCCAACGGGCATGAGGGCAGCCACCACTTCCTGGTGGACGACTTCGTGACCGCGGTCAACACCCGCACCCTGCCGTCCGTGAACGCCTGGGCGGCGGCCCGCTACACCCTGCCGGGCATCATCGCGCACGAGTCGGCGCGGCAGGGCGGGGCGAGGCTTCGGATCCCGGACTTCGGAGACGCGCCGGAGGCGTGA